One segment of Gemmatimonadaceae bacterium DNA contains the following:
- a CDS encoding ECF-type sigma factor, which translates to MSDSHIGDVDQLIPVVYDRLRALAHQRLAAVPGEHSLNTTGLVHEAYLRFVESSGAKFQNRDHFLAIAARVMRNVLVDHVRARVAGKRGGGAALLELGEDVSITGVDLDRVEDLDEALKRLEQLDERQARMIEQRYFGGLSLEEIARTMDLSLATVKRDLRSARAWLTIELGETDRE; encoded by the coding sequence ATGAGTGACAGCCACATCGGCGACGTCGACCAGCTCATCCCGGTCGTCTACGACCGGCTGCGAGCTCTCGCCCATCAGCGATTGGCCGCTGTCCCGGGCGAGCACTCGCTGAATACGACTGGCCTTGTTCACGAGGCCTACCTGCGCTTCGTGGAATCCTCAGGCGCCAAGTTCCAGAACCGTGATCACTTTCTCGCCATAGCCGCGCGGGTCATGCGGAACGTGCTTGTCGATCATGTGCGCGCGCGCGTTGCAGGCAAACGGGGCGGAGGCGCCGCGCTTCTTGAATTGGGCGAGGACGTGTCGATCACCGGCGTCGATCTGGATCGCGTGGAAGACCTCGACGAAGCGCTTAAACGGCTGGAGCAGCTCGATGAGCGCCAGGCCCGAATGATCGAGCAGCGTTACTTTGGCGGACTGTCGCTCGAGGAGATCGCCCGCACGATGGATCTGTCGCTGGCCACGGTAAAGCGGGACCTCAGGTCTGCACGGGCCTGGCTCACCATCGAGCTTGGCGAGACCGACCGTGAATGA